A DNA window from Phycisphaerae bacterium contains the following coding sequences:
- a CDS encoding cytochrome b N-terminal domain-containing protein codes for MASETQNGEPIRARSAGGRLWQMLPLDWGRVQEVTNEPVPGHIKRWWFALGGTPAYLFFIQLTTGILLSFYYVPSPDHAYESVSAITNTVSYGWFVRSIHKWAANLMIITVILHMCRVFFSCAFRHPRQLNWLVGCGLLGCTFVMGFTGYSLVYEQLSYWGITVATELTATAPIVGSALATFMKGGDSIGPNTLTRMYNLHVGILPVTMILLIGLHIAILRIHGVSELSFEDPRKRPGGSVRLASALPGVRLIALLAAIGALAAIMMAVRNPFPVKMITYELSYESSRVFWMVGSVILATTAVLLHHGHTYGLLLWLFVGILSMGKLVFDLAVNEAANQAVWIMAAVVLAVSVVYGAARHDRFIEGKGDDKPFSFYPDHLITELMIGTLLLFLLTLLSLVFPAELHEKANPLVTPEHIKPEWYFFFQFRLLKLTGLQAAVFMTGALAGLVVLWPWVDAVLQRLAPGKDIGVYVGIVAFVSFLVLTVWEAVV; via the coding sequence ATGGCGTCTGAAACTCAGAATGGTGAACCCATCCGAGCCCGATCCGCCGGCGGACGCCTCTGGCAAATGCTCCCGCTTGATTGGGGGCGGGTGCAGGAAGTTACCAATGAACCCGTGCCCGGCCACATCAAACGGTGGTGGTTCGCATTGGGAGGCACGCCCGCATACCTTTTCTTCATTCAACTCACGACAGGGATTCTGCTTTCGTTCTATTACGTTCCGTCACCGGATCACGCCTACGAAAGCGTATCGGCCATAACAAACACCGTCTCCTACGGGTGGTTCGTCCGCAGTATTCACAAGTGGGCGGCCAACCTGATGATCATTACGGTGATCCTGCACATGTGCCGTGTTTTCTTTTCCTGTGCGTTCCGACATCCGCGTCAGCTCAATTGGCTGGTCGGATGTGGGCTGCTCGGTTGCACTTTTGTCATGGGCTTTACCGGTTACTCGCTGGTGTATGAGCAGCTGTCCTACTGGGGAATCACGGTCGCTACTGAGCTGACGGCGACGGCACCGATCGTCGGCAGCGCGCTGGCCACCTTCATGAAGGGCGGCGACAGCATCGGGCCGAACACCCTGACGCGCATGTACAATCTGCACGTCGGCATTCTTCCGGTAACGATGATATTACTCATCGGCCTGCACATTGCCATTCTGCGAATTCATGGTGTTTCGGAACTCTCGTTCGAAGATCCGCGTAAACGACCCGGCGGAAGCGTTCGTCTTGCGTCCGCATTGCCGGGCGTGCGGCTCATAGCACTCTTGGCCGCTATCGGCGCGCTGGCGGCAATCATGATGGCGGTTCGGAATCCGTTTCCCGTGAAGATGATCACATATGAGCTGAGCTATGAAAGCAGTCGCGTATTCTGGATGGTGGGTTCCGTCATTCTGGCCACGACGGCCGTACTGCTTCATCACGGACACACCTATGGCCTATTACTGTGGCTCTTTGTGGGCATTCTGTCCATGGGCAAGCTTGTTTTTGATCTGGCAGTCAATGAAGCAGCGAATCAGGCGGTCTGGATCATGGCCGCCGTGGTCCTGGCAGTTAGTGTGGTTTATGGAGCAGCCAGACATGACCGCTTCATCGAAGGCAAGGGCGACGACAAGCCTTTCAGCTTCTATCCGGATCATCTGATTACTGAATTGATGATTGGCACGCTGCTGTTATTTCTCTTGACCCTGCTTTCACTTGTGTTTCCGGCGGAGCTGCATGAGAAAGCGAACCCACTCGTTACGCCCGAGCATATCAAGCCGGAGTGGTATTTCTTCTTCCAGTTTCGGCTGCTCAAACTGACGGGCCTGCAAGCCGCCGTGTTCATGACAGGGGCGCTTGCGGGGTTGGTCGTGCTGTGGCCATGGGTCGACGCAGTCCTTCAGCGGCTTGCGCCGGGTAAGGACATCGGCGTTTATGTGGGCATTGTTGCATTTGTTTCGTTCCTCGTTTTGACAGTCTGGGAGGCCGTGGTCTGA
- a CDS encoding Rieske (2Fe-2S) protein: MSDRTPSQCPIDRKSAAPSRRVFFSTCLMVAGVVAGYGVGLWNFLQYLVPLRRHTPRREMFVGTLNDLKVGSSIMVKDPRGEEIALARISDDRNNPAAGFKALSSKCPHLGCRVHWDAGRGEFLCPCHNGVFDRNGVAVSGPPAKEKKNLSTFEVRVNRENGWVSIMVTGKGDYGV, translated from the coding sequence ATGTCGGACCGAACACCATCCCAATGTCCCATCGACCGAAAATCGGCAGCACCCTCCCGGCGCGTTTTTTTTTCGACCTGCCTCATGGTTGCGGGCGTTGTGGCGGGGTACGGCGTCGGGCTCTGGAATTTTCTTCAGTACCTGGTTCCGCTCAGACGGCACACTCCCCGCCGAGAAATGTTCGTAGGCACTTTGAACGATCTCAAGGTCGGCTCGAGCATCATGGTCAAGGATCCTCGCGGCGAAGAGATTGCGCTTGCCCGCATTTCCGACGATCGGAACAACCCCGCGGCCGGGTTCAAAGCGCTTTCGAGCAAGTGCCCCCACCTGGGCTGCCGCGTGCATTGGGATGCCGGACGCGGCGAATTCCTCTGTCCGTGCCACAACGGCGTCTTTGACAGGAACGGTGTCGCCGTTTCAGGCCCGCCGGCCAAGGAAAAGAAAAATCTATCGACATTCGAAGTTCGAGTGAACCGGGAAAACGGATGGGTGTCGATCATGGTTACCGGAAAGGGTGACTATGGCGTCTGA
- a CDS encoding cupin domain-containing protein — MDASTNDYTFVPDLLAAQEIPAEGILTRTILNTPYSKAVLFTFSQGQELSEHTASVPALLHILMGKARIGLGADKVDAGQGSWIHMPANMKHCVRAETPLVMLLVMLKKPGQ, encoded by the coding sequence ATGGATGCTTCGACCAATGATTACACGTTCGTGCCCGACTTGCTGGCCGCTCAGGAAATCCCAGCCGAGGGAATTCTGACGCGCACGATACTGAACACGCCGTATTCGAAGGCGGTGTTGTTTACATTTTCCCAAGGACAGGAACTCTCGGAACACACCGCTTCGGTTCCCGCGCTACTGCACATCCTAATGGGGAAGGCCAGGATAGGACTTGGGGCGGACAAGGTAGACGCGGGTCAGGGCTCGTGGATACACATGCCCGCGAACATGAAGCACTGTGTTCGCGCCGAAACGCCGCTGGTCATGCTGCTGGTGATGCTCAAAAAGCCGGGCCAGTGA
- a CDS encoding hydroxylamine oxidoreductase has product MVAEMETRKGLTPEEMPMSTLLTIVPESSRDCITCHTESTRGIVDHWRGSTHAAKGVGCVECHQAELADADGFDHYGVHIATVVSPRDCSRCHPTEYGEFERSHHAAAGNILASLDNFLAETVEGNRGPFNPHSPTPGMMAVDKVNGMASAMLGCQQCHGSKVALVSTDGGKITVDDLKPDAQGKPTNLDAVARILKDQNGKPKFHSDSWPNTGIGRLNLDGSLGSCSACHSRHDFSPRRARQPENCGKCHLGPDHPQKEIYEESKHGVAYRDLREKMNLDSKSWVLGKDYSQAPTCATCHMSGHSRNGGKVTHDPGIRISWTNRPPISLLLDTDANGKIVTEADPAKRQALTASTWQEKRGRMQEVCSHCHTPDYVSSFYKQYDDLVILYNEKFGKPGTAIMKALQDHGLITKAQFDEKIEWTWFYLWHHEGRRARHGASMMAPDYTHWHGMYEVADRFYMHLIPEAREITAHATEAGNKEAADAVNQVIDQILARPEHTWIQETEMDRPLRYAPESGS; this is encoded by the coding sequence ATGGTTGCCGAAATGGAAACGCGCAAGGGCCTGACACCCGAGGAAATGCCAATGTCGACCCTGCTCACCATCGTGCCGGAATCCAGTCGCGATTGCATTACATGTCATACCGAGTCGACGCGCGGCATTGTCGATCACTGGCGAGGCAGCACACATGCCGCGAAGGGTGTCGGCTGCGTCGAATGCCATCAGGCCGAATTGGCCGATGCCGACGGGTTTGACCACTACGGGGTCCACATCGCCACGGTGGTCAGCCCGCGCGATTGCTCCCGATGCCATCCCACGGAATACGGCGAGTTCGAGCGCAGCCACCACGCGGCGGCGGGCAATATCCTTGCCTCCCTGGACAACTTCCTTGCTGAAACCGTGGAGGGCAATCGCGGCCCGTTCAACCCGCACTCGCCCACGCCCGGCATGATGGCGGTCGACAAGGTCAATGGGATGGCCAGTGCGATGCTCGGGTGTCAGCAATGCCACGGCAGCAAGGTGGCACTGGTGTCCACTGATGGCGGCAAGATCACCGTCGATGATCTCAAGCCCGACGCCCAGGGCAAACCAACCAATCTCGATGCCGTCGCCAGAATCTTGAAGGATCAGAACGGCAAGCCGAAGTTTCACTCGGACTCGTGGCCGAACACGGGCATTGGAAGACTGAACCTCGATGGTTCGCTGGGTTCGTGCAGTGCTTGTCACAGCCGCCACGATTTCTCCCCCCGGCGGGCGCGGCAGCCGGAGAATTGCGGCAAGTGCCATCTGGGCCCGGACCATCCGCAAAAGGAAATCTACGAAGAATCAAAGCACGGCGTCGCGTACCGTGACCTTCGGGAAAAGATGAATCTCGATTCCAAGAGTTGGGTACTGGGCAAGGACTATTCGCAAGCGCCCACCTGCGCCACCTGTCACATGTCCGGACATTCCCGCAATGGCGGAAAGGTGACGCACGACCCTGGAATACGCATTTCCTGGACCAATCGCCCACCGATCAGCCTTCTGCTCGATACCGATGCGAACGGCAAGATCGTGACTGAGGCCGATCCCGCAAAGCGGCAGGCGCTGACGGCCAGCACCTGGCAGGAAAAACGCGGAAGAATGCAGGAAGTCTGCTCGCACTGCCACACGCCGGATTACGTGTCGTCGTTCTATAAGCAGTACGACGACTTGGTAATTCTCTACAACGAAAAATTCGGCAAGCCCGGCACCGCGATCATGAAGGCGCTGCAGGACCACGGACTCATTACCAAAGCGCAGTTCGACGAAAAGATTGAATGGACTTGGTTCTATCTCTGGCATCATGAAGGGCGCCGGGCCCGGCATGGCGCATCCATGATGGCGCCGGACTACACCCACTGGCACGGCATGTATGAAGTCGCAGATCGGTTTTACATGCATTTGATTCCGGAAGCCCGTGAAATCACGGCCCACGCGACGGAGGCTGGAAACAAGGAGGCTGCCGACGCGGTGAACCAGGTGATCGATCAGATCCTCGCGCGTCCGGAACATACGTGGATTCAAGAAACTGAAATGGACCGCCCGCTCCGCTATGCGCCGGAGAGTGGATCATGA